The Chryseobacterium indologenes genomic sequence TCCTACCTTAGACACCAACCCATTTGACGGAACTGAAGAAAGAGCTATGGATCCGGCTTATCTTGCCATGTTAATTCAATGGCACCAGCAGGATCCTGTTTCATTAAGAGAAATCAACAGAAACAACGCGGTTTATGCCCTTCAGAAAAACAGAAATCCTTTTATAGACAATCCAGGATGGGTAGATGTAATCTGGAACCAAACACCGGATGTTATTGCTCCTCAAGCGCCTTCCAATCTTACTTCTACTCAGACAAGCGCTTATTTCACAAACTTAAGCTGGGCTCCAAGTCCTGATGCTGATGTTATTGGATATCAGGTGTACCAGAACGGTACTTTAGTAGCTTCTACAAAAAGAAATTCTATCAGTATTGATCATCTGACCCCCTCAACAACCTATAATTACACTGTAAAAGCATATGACAATGGATATCTTCAATCTTCTGAGAGTAATCCAGTATCAGTAACCACACTGGCTACTGATATTTACGCTAAGGATCTATATATTTCGAAATACCTGGAAGGATCAACCAATGAGAACAAAGCTCTTGAAATCACCAATAAAACAGGACACCCTGTAGATTTGAATAATTACAGATTGTCTATTCAATTACAAGGACAAAATAACAGCCTTTATTTTCCAGCTCCATTTGAAATGGAGGGTACCATTCAAAATAATGAAACATTTGTGGTGATAAACCCTTCTGCTGCTTTCTCATGTTTTGCTAACGGACAGGCAAAATTTGTAACAGCGGCTCCTCAAATGACATTTTATGGATATAATTATCTTGAATTAAGGTATAAGTCTACTACAGTAGATGCATTAGGTGTCGTAGGACAAAATAATTCCACGAATCTTAAAGATGTTTCTTTATACAGAAAGTCTACTATCAGCCAGCCTACCAATACATTTAATATTAATGAATGGGATGCTTATCCCATAGATTACTGCCAGAATCTAGGAACACTTTCCACTACGGAATTTATTGCATCAAAAGATAAAAAGTTAGGAATATATCCCAATCCGGTATATGATCGTCTTTTTGTAAACGGAGATACTGAAAAGATAAAAATAGCCCAAATTATTGATTTTTCGGGAAAAGTGATCTTTACAGAGAAAGATCCGTTCAGACACAAGAAAGAAATTTCTGTACAGGGAATTCCAACAGGAACTTATATCTTAAGGCTGGACGAGCATACTCAACAATTTATAAAAAAATAGTAAAAAATACATAAAACTCATATCTTAATGATACCCAACCTAACAGGTTTTTGAAACCTGTTAGGTTTTATATTTTTTTAGAGATCCTAGTCTTAACCTTGCCGGGACTTGAGATCCTGGCAAGGTTGAAATTAGCCCTGATAGCAGCGGTTCCCCCACCGCTGGCAGCAGGAAAAGAAAGGAGAGAGGAGTATGAGCGGATAGCAGGAAGCAGCTCCTCAGACAAAAAATCATTAAAAAAGTTGAATTAATATTCAATTTATCATGAAAATTTTTCACTCTATTTTACTTTTTCATAATTTTTACATTTGACATAACGTCTTAGAAACCTTATGATTACTACAATATTGATATAAGCAGATTCACTAATAATTAATATCTATAAGTGTTTCTGCTTATATTTTTTATTTATAAGTAATTATGCTTATATTTGCAGTATGATAGCGGTCATTACCGGTGATATTATAAATTCACAGCATGCGGATACTGAGGTTTGGATTACCAGACTTAAAAATCTTCTCGAAAAATGGGGGAGCGTTCCTCACACATGGGAAATTTACAGGGGTGATGAATTTCAGTTCAAATGCAATATTGATGACGTTTTCTGGCGGTTTCTAGCCATAAAATCTCTTATTAAAAGTCAGGAAAATTTAGATGTAAGAATGGCCATAGGTATTGGTGAAGAGAGTTTTTCTTCCGAAAAAATTACCGAGTCCAACGGGACTGCCTATGTAAATTCCGGAAGGTTACTGAACGACCTGAAAAATGATGGTCATACCGTTGCGATTAAAACATCGAATGAGGCTGTAGACAGAGATCTTAATATCCTTCTGAAATGGTCATCGAAAGATTTTGATAACTGGACGATGGCCACCTCAGAGATTATCCATGAAATGATTATGAATCAGGATATCACCCAAGAAGACCTTGCCAAGAAATTTACTATTTCACAGTCCTCGATAAGCCAGAGACTGAAGCGAGCCAACTATGAGCTCATCGTAGAAACCAACCAGTATTTTAGAAAGAAAATCTCAGAATTATAGCATGATCTTTATTAAACTCATATTGGCACATCTACTCGGAGATTTTACTCTTCAGCCAGACTCTTGGGTTGCAGATAAGGAAAACTATAAACTAAAAAGTAAATTTTTATACCTTCACGTTCTCATTCACACGGTTTTAAGCCTTATTTTTCTTTGGGACTTACAGCTTTGGTGGGTAGCAATTCTGGTGGGTATTTCTCATTTTATTATTGATACGGCAAAGCTTACTTTTCAAAATGTCAAAACAAAGAAAAGATGGTTCTTTATCGATCAGGTACTGCATGTTCTGGTGATCGCCGGTATTTCTTTTTATTTCGGAGAATTTGATATCAGCTTTCTGCAGAACCAGGAATTTTTGAAAATCATAATGGCAGCTTTGTTTCTGACAACGCCAGCTTCTATTTTCATTAAACTCCTTTTATCATCCTGGACGCCCTCTCCGGATGGTCCCAACACTATTCAAACCGAATCTTTAACAAGTGCCGGAAAATATATCGGAATTTTAGAACGTTTACTGGTTTTCACCTTTATTATGGTGAATCACTGGGAAGGCGTAGGTTTCATGGTGGCTGCAAAATCTGTTTTCAGGTTCAGCGACCTTGCACAGGCAAAACAGAGAAAGCTTACAGAATATGTATTGATAGGTACATTGCTGAGTTTTGGACTGGCTGTCTTAACAGGAATAATAATTAAATAAATCAATAAATCTAACTACAATTTAGAAAGTAAAATTATGAGTCAAAAGAAAGAAATGTTGTACGAAGGGAAAGCGAAACAAGTATTTGCTACCGATAATCCTGATGAAGTAGTAGTACGTTTCAAAGACGATGCTACAGCATTTAATGCTCAAAAGAAAGGCCAGGTTGACCTGAAAGGGGAAATGAACAACGCCATCACTACTCTTATTTTTGAATATTTAAATGAAAAAGGAATCAAAACTCATTTCATTAAGCAATTGGACGAAAGAGAGCAATTGGTAAGAAAAGTATCAATCATTCCTTTGGAAATGGTCGTGAGAAACTACTCTGCAGGAAGCATGGCACAAAGATTAGGGGTTGAAGAGGGAATCAAATCTCCGGTAACGATCTTTGATATCTGCTATAAAAAAGACGAGCTGGGAGATCCGCTTATCAACGACCACCACGCGGTGTTCCTGGGAGCAGCTACTTACGAGGAGCTTGATGAAATGTATGAATTGACATCAGACATCAACGAGATCCTTATTGACCTTTTTGATAAAATTAATATCATCCTGGTAGATTTCAAAATCGAATTAGGTAAAACTTCAGATGGCGAAATCATCCT encodes the following:
- a CDS encoding endonuclease; translation: MAAQAPAGYYNGTAGLTGYALKSKLHDIISEKSISWHYSTHLPNLYNQTDLDVYYDHTPADNTSFLLDIYSEIPNGPDAYEYTSSQLGGGSAEGTGYNREHMMPQSTFYSNYPMYSDLFYVIPTDAKINQMRSNYPYGIASTVPANILATFTNTSKIGKSAIPNLAYTGYVYEPIDEFKGDVARSILYFALRYEGKLGTFKYTANANPTLDTNPFDGTEERAMDPAYLAMLIQWHQQDPVSLREINRNNAVYALQKNRNPFIDNPGWVDVIWNQTPDVIAPQAPSNLTSTQTSAYFTNLSWAPSPDADVIGYQVYQNGTLVASTKRNSISIDHLTPSTTYNYTVKAYDNGYLQSSESNPVSVTTLATDIYAKDLYISKYLEGSTNENKALEITNKTGHPVDLNNYRLSIQLQGQNNSLYFPAPFEMEGTIQNNETFVVINPSAAFSCFANGQAKFVTAAPQMTFYGYNYLELRYKSTTVDALGVVGQNNSTNLKDVSLYRKSTISQPTNTFNINEWDAYPIDYCQNLGTLSTTEFIASKDKKLGIYPNPVYDRLFVNGDTEKIKIAQIIDFSGKVIFTEKDPFRHKKEISVQGIPTGTYILRLDEHTQQFIKK
- a CDS encoding MarR family transcriptional regulator; this encodes MIAVITGDIINSQHADTEVWITRLKNLLEKWGSVPHTWEIYRGDEFQFKCNIDDVFWRFLAIKSLIKSQENLDVRMAIGIGEESFSSEKITESNGTAYVNSGRLLNDLKNDGHTVAIKTSNEAVDRDLNILLKWSSKDFDNWTMATSEIIHEMIMNQDITQEDLAKKFTISQSSISQRLKRANYELIVETNQYFRKKISEL
- a CDS encoding DUF3307 domain-containing protein, encoding MIFIKLILAHLLGDFTLQPDSWVADKENYKLKSKFLYLHVLIHTVLSLIFLWDLQLWWVAILVGISHFIIDTAKLTFQNVKTKKRWFFIDQVLHVLVIAGISFYFGEFDISFLQNQEFLKIIMAALFLTTPASIFIKLLLSSWTPSPDGPNTIQTESLTSAGKYIGILERLLVFTFIMVNHWEGVGFMVAAKSVFRFSDLAQAKQRKLTEYVLIGTLLSFGLAVLTGIIIK
- a CDS encoding phosphoribosylaminoimidazolesuccinocarboxamide synthase — translated: MSQKKEMLYEGKAKQVFATDNPDEVVVRFKDDATAFNAQKKGQVDLKGEMNNAITTLIFEYLNEKGIKTHFIKQLDEREQLVRKVSIIPLEMVVRNYSAGSMAQRLGVEEGIKSPVTIFDICYKKDELGDPLINDHHAVFLGAATYEELDEMYELTSDINEILIDLFDKINIILVDFKIELGKTSDGEIILADEISPDTCRLWDKDTMKKLDKDRFRRDLGEVTEAYVEIYNRLKNLLQK